One window from the genome of Candidatus Aminicenantes bacterium encodes:
- the sucD gene encoding succinate--CoA ligase subunit alpha — protein sequence MAILLDQSSRVVVQGITGKEGGFHAERMIEYGTRVVAGVTPGKGGRKHLDRPVFDSVAQAVDREGANTTIIFVPALAAADAILEAADAGIGLVICIAEGIPILDMVRVKHFLSSSDSVLVGPNTPGVISPGRAKAGIMPAKIHAPGRVGVVSRSGTLTYAAVNQLTELGLGQSTAIGIGGDPIVGTGFVDVLRRFEADADTDAVVLIGEIGGTQEEEAARFVQEKMTKPVVAFIAGRTAPPGRRMGHAGAIISGGRGTAAEKIHELRQRGIRVVENPVEIGYTMKQVLEEV from the coding sequence GTGGCCATTCTGCTTGATCAATCCTCTCGCGTGGTGGTGCAGGGAATCACGGGTAAAGAAGGGGGTTTTCACGCCGAGCGCATGATTGAATACGGTACCCGGGTGGTGGCCGGAGTGACCCCGGGTAAAGGGGGCCGCAAGCACCTGGATCGTCCGGTTTTTGACAGCGTGGCACAGGCGGTGGACCGGGAGGGGGCAAATACGACCATTATCTTTGTTCCCGCCCTGGCGGCGGCCGACGCCATCCTGGAGGCGGCGGATGCGGGCATCGGTTTGGTGATCTGCATCGCCGAAGGCATTCCCATCCTGGACATGGTACGGGTCAAGCATTTCCTTTCCTCAAGCGATTCCGTGTTGGTGGGCCCCAATACCCCGGGAGTGATTTCACCGGGACGGGCCAAGGCCGGCATCATGCCGGCCAAAATTCATGCTCCCGGCAGGGTGGGCGTGGTTTCCCGTTCGGGCACCTTGACCTATGCCGCGGTCAACCAGTTGACCGAATTGGGGCTGGGGCAGTCCACCGCCATCGGCATCGGCGGTGACCCCATCGTGGGAACGGGTTTTGTGGATGTACTGCGGCGCTTTGAAGCCGACGCCGATACCGACGCGGTGGTGCTGATCGGGGAGATCGGCGGTACCCAGGAAGAGGAGGCGGCGCGCTTTGTCCAGGAAAAAATGACCAAACCGGTGGTGGCCTTTATCGCCGGGCGTACCGCTCCGCCGGGACGCCGCATGGGACATGCCGGGGCGATTATCTCCGGGGGCCGGGGAACCGCCGCGGAAAAGATTCATGAACTGCGGCAGCGGGGAATCCGGGTGGTTGAAAATCCGGTTGAGATCGGCTATACAATGAAGCAGGTTCTGGAGGAGGTTTAA
- a CDS encoding AI-2E family transporter: MQVENRDLLHIRVYLGCLVGVVMVLILKELKTIFIPLALAVLLYFLFNGVMDRLLKWRVPRALGLVFLLVFLFVLCYFFGLLIYTGASAFINKFPAYSQTLARMLNSLFEQLRMPVVDVERFIADFDWSKSINTITSMLSSTLGSFAVFLGNLFLIIVFLMFMLAGRTAMEGRVGRAFATRRAVQMLEVLRSIEDKVQHYLLLKTLISLLTAVVGAGIMWLAGIDFVLFFALVIFLFNFIPNIGSIMATILPVLVGFLKFGLTLRVLLLAVGLSLTQMIIGNVVEPKVTGDNLDLSPIVILVSLILWGWMWGVIGMLLAVPLTVAIKIMMEQSPVLKPFSELMGAARPPL; encoded by the coding sequence ATGCAAGTGGAAAACCGCGACCTGCTTCACATCCGCGTTTACCTGGGATGCCTGGTGGGCGTGGTGATGGTGTTAATCCTGAAGGAGTTGAAAACCATCTTTATCCCGCTTGCCCTGGCCGTTCTTCTCTATTTTCTGTTTAACGGCGTCATGGACCGCCTGCTCAAATGGCGCGTGCCGCGCGCCCTGGGCCTGGTGTTTCTGCTGGTGTTTTTGTTCGTGTTGTGCTATTTCTTCGGCCTGTTGATCTACACCGGGGCCAGTGCCTTTATCAACAAGTTTCCCGCCTACAGCCAGACCCTGGCGCGCATGCTCAACAGTTTGTTTGAGCAGTTGCGCATGCCCGTGGTGGATGTGGAGCGGTTCATCGCGGATTTCGACTGGTCCAAGTCGATCAACACCATCACTTCCATGCTTTCTTCCACGCTCGGCTCTTTTGCCGTGTTTCTGGGCAACCTGTTCCTGATCATTGTTTTCCTCATGTTCATGCTGGCCGGCCGCACGGCCATGGAGGGCCGGGTGGGGCGGGCTTTCGCCACCAGGCGCGCGGTCCAGATGCTGGAGGTGCTGCGTTCCATTGAAGACAAAGTGCAGCACTACCTCTTGCTCAAGACCCTGATCAGTTTGTTGACGGCGGTTGTGGGGGCCGGAATCATGTGGCTGGCCGGGATCGATTTCGTGTTGTTTTTCGCGCTTGTGATCTTTCTGTTTAATTTTATCCCCAACATCGGTTCCATCATGGCCACCATCCTGCCCGTACTGGTCGGTTTTTTGAAATTCGGGCTGACCCTGCGCGTCTTGTTGCTGGCCGTGGGACTGAGTTTGACCCAGATGATAATCGGTAACGTGGTGGAACCCAAAGTAACCGGCGACAACCTGGATCTGTCTCCCATCGTGATCCTGGTTTCCCTGATCCTGTGGGGCTGGATGTGGGGGGTGATCGGCATGCTTTTGGCCGTACCCCTGACCGTGGCCATCAAGATCATGATGGAGCAGAGCCCGGTGCTGAAACCGTTCAGTGAGTTGATGGGCGCGGCGCGACCGCCATTGTAG
- a CDS encoding ADP-forming succinate--CoA ligase subunit beta: MKVHEYQAKECFRRAGIPVPPGKMIEAPDQLDAAIAHTGLPCVVKAQIHAGGRGKGGGIRLADSLTAARKAVQEILGMQLVTPQTGPEGRQVRRVLIEAAASLQRECYLALLVDRERGMPVFVACAQGGVEIEELAAEHPEEILKVPVHPAVGLSGYHIRLLELHLGVKKAGAKEFARVVRGMYELMHSRDASLVEINPLVEVDDGAWLALDAKLNFDDNGLGRRPEILALRDEDEEEPLEVRASRHDLNYIRLDGSIGCMVNGAGLAMATMDIIKLYGGEPANFLDVGGGTSEDRVREAFHILLADDRVRAVLVNIFGGIVRTDRVARGIVAAVTDVGLKVPVVVRLVGTNEAQGRQIINESGLDVVAETDLDAAVRAAVALAKGGERGHSA, translated from the coding sequence ATGAAAGTCCATGAATACCAGGCCAAGGAGTGTTTCCGCCGGGCCGGAATTCCGGTACCCCCCGGCAAGATGATCGAGGCCCCGGATCAATTGGATGCAGCGATCGCCCACACCGGCTTGCCCTGCGTGGTCAAGGCCCAGATTCATGCCGGGGGTCGAGGCAAAGGCGGCGGCATCCGCTTGGCGGATTCTCTGACTGCAGCGCGGAAGGCGGTTCAAGAGATCCTGGGCATGCAGTTGGTGACACCCCAGACCGGCCCGGAAGGGCGACAGGTACGGCGGGTGCTGATCGAGGCCGCCGCTTCCCTGCAACGGGAATGTTACCTGGCCCTGCTGGTGGACCGGGAACGGGGTATGCCGGTATTCGTGGCCTGCGCGCAGGGCGGGGTTGAGATCGAGGAACTGGCCGCAGAACACCCGGAAGAGATTCTCAAAGTCCCGGTTCATCCCGCGGTGGGACTGAGTGGCTACCACATTCGCCTGCTGGAACTTCACCTGGGTGTAAAGAAAGCGGGTGCAAAGGAGTTTGCCCGGGTGGTACGAGGCATGTATGAATTGATGCACAGCCGGGACGCGTCCCTGGTGGAGATCAACCCCCTGGTGGAAGTCGACGACGGCGCATGGCTGGCCCTGGATGCCAAGCTCAACTTTGATGACAACGGCCTCGGCCGCCGGCCGGAAATCCTGGCCCTGCGGGATGAAGACGAGGAAGAGCCCCTGGAAGTACGGGCATCACGCCATGATCTCAATTACATCCGCCTGGACGGATCGATCGGATGCATGGTCAACGGCGCCGGCCTGGCCATGGCCACCATGGACATTATCAAGTTGTATGGGGGCGAGCCGGCCAACTTCCTGGACGTGGGTGGAGGCACCTCGGAGGATCGGGTGCGCGAAGCCTTCCATATCCTGCTGGCGGATGACCGTGTCCGCGCTGTCCTGGTCAATATCTTTGGCGGCATCGTGCGCACCGACCGCGTGGCCCGGGGCATTGTGGCCGCGGTCACGGATGTCGGCCTGAAGGTGCCCGTGGTGGTGCGCCTGGTGGGAACCAACGAGGCGCAAGGTAGGCAAATCATCAATGAATCCGGACTGGACGTGGTGGCGGAAACCGACCTGGACGCGGCGGTGCGGGCTGCCGTTGCGCTGGCCAAAGGAGGCGAACGTGGCCATTCTGCTTGA